In a single window of the Zea mays cultivar B73 chromosome 5, Zm-B73-REFERENCE-NAM-5.0, whole genome shotgun sequence genome:
- the LOC109939990 gene encoding probable pectate lyase 4, translating into MGSRVSGPYMDSSPPPPPRPPSPPRHPPHPQGERHGGWEMPYQDVDHKLRALVGGAEGFGRHAIGGLYGAIHRVTSLQDNGPGSLREACHAEEPLWIVFEVSGTIHLHSYLRVSSYKTIDGRGQRVVLTGKGLQLKSCHHVIICNLVFEGGRGHDVDGIQVKPDSTNIWIDRCTLADYDDGLIDITRQSTDITVSRCHFMRHDKTMLIGADPTHVGDRCIRVTIHHCFFDDTRQRHPRLRFGKVHLYNNYTRSWGIYAVCAGVEAQIVSQCNIYEAGGGPPKKTTVFKYMPEKAGDQEDVVAGSISSEGDAFLNGALPCLIDNPGSVFRPEDYYQQRTMEPASPALKDIIQLCAGWQSVPRPPDDR; encoded by the exons ATGGGTTCACGAGTTTCGGGGCCCTACATGGATTcttcgcctccgcctccgcctcgtcCGCCATCGCCGCCGCGACACCCTCCTCACCCTCAGGGCGAGCGTCACGGCGGCTGGGAGATGCCGTACCAGGACGTGGACCACAAGCTCCGCGCGCTGGTCGGAGGCGCCGAGGGCTTCGGCCGCCACGCCATCGGGGGCCTCTACGGAGCCATCCACCGCGTCACGTCGCTCCAAG ACAACGGGCCCGGGAGTCTGAGGGAGGCGTGCCACGCGGAGGAGCCCCTGTGGATCGTCTTCGAGGTGTCCGGCACCATCCACCTCCACTCCTACCTCCGTGTCTCCTCGTACAAGACCATCGACGGGCGTGGCCAGCGCGTGGTGCTCACCGGCAAGGGGCTCCAGCTCAAGTCATGCCATCacgtcatcatctgcaacctggtGTTCGAAGGAGGCCGCGGGCACGACGTGGATGGCATCCAGGTCAAGCCCGACTCCACCAACATCTGGATTGACCGCTGCACCCTCGCCGACTACGATGACGGCCTCATCGACATCACGCGCCAGAGCACAGACATCACAGTCTCAAG ATGCCATTTTATGCGGCACGACAAGACGATGCTCATCGGTGCCGACCCCACGCACGTCGGCGACCGCTGCATCAGGGTCACCATCCACCATTGCTTCTTCGACGACACGCGGCAGAGGCACCCCCGCCTCCGCTTCGGAAAGGTTCACCTCTACAACAACTACACGCGCAGCTGGGGCATCTACGCCGTCTGCGCAGGCGTAGAGGCCCAGATCGTGTCCCAGTGCAACATCTACGAGGCAGGTGGAGGGCCCCCAAAGAAGACAACTGTATTCAAGTACATGCCGGAGAAGGCCGGCGACCAAGAGGACGTGGTGGCAGGGTCGATCAGCTCGGAAGGggacgccttcctcaatggcGCGCTGCCCTGCCTGATCGATAACCCTGGGTCTGTCTTCAGGCCAGAGGACTACTACCAGCAGCGGACCATGGAGCCAGCGTCGCCGGCGCTCAAGGACATAATACAGCTCTGCGCAGGATGGCAGTCGGTGCCCCGCCCCCCGGATGATCGCTGA